One Microlunatus soli genomic window carries:
- the groL gene encoding chaperonin GroEL (60 kDa chaperone family; promotes refolding of misfolded polypeptides especially under stressful conditions; forms two stacked rings of heptamers to form a barrel-shaped 14mer; ends can be capped by GroES; misfolded proteins enter the barrel where they are refolded when GroES binds) yields the protein MPKLIEFNTEARRGLERGMNTLADAVKVTLGPKGRNVVLEKKWGAPTITNDGVSIAKEIELEEPYEKIGAELVKEVAKKTDDVAGDGTTTATVLAQALVREGLRNVAAGANPMDLKRGIDKAVAAINEQLIGLATEVETREQIAATASISAGDPQVGEIIAEAMDKVGKEGVITVDESNTFGLELELTEGMRFDKGYISGYFVTDAERQETVVDDPYILIVNSKISGLKDVLPVLEKVIQSGKPLVVIAEDVEGEALAGLIVNKVRGVFKSVAVKAPGFGDRRKAMLADIAILTGGQVISEEVGLKLDAVELDLLGQARQVVVTKDETTIIEGAGDSEAIAGRVQQIRAEIENSDSDYDREKLQERLAKLAGGVAVIKVGAATEVELKERKHRIEDAVRNAKAAVEEGIVPGGGVALLQAAKLANVQLEGEEGVGAQIVLAAAGAPLKQIAFNAGLEGGVVAEKVASLPAGQGLNAATGEYVDMLGAGINDPVKVTRSALQNAASIAGLFLTTEAVIADKPEKAPAAPAGDGGMGGMGGMDF from the coding sequence ATGCCCAAACTGATTGAATTCAACACCGAGGCGCGGCGCGGCCTCGAGCGGGGGATGAACACCCTCGCCGACGCGGTCAAGGTCACCCTTGGCCCGAAGGGCCGCAACGTCGTACTGGAGAAGAAGTGGGGCGCGCCCACCATCACCAACGATGGTGTGTCGATCGCCAAGGAGATCGAGCTCGAAGAGCCGTACGAGAAGATCGGCGCCGAGCTCGTCAAGGAAGTTGCCAAGAAGACCGACGACGTCGCGGGTGACGGCACCACCACCGCGACCGTGCTGGCTCAGGCGCTGGTCCGCGAGGGTCTGCGCAACGTCGCCGCCGGCGCCAACCCGATGGACCTCAAGCGGGGCATCGACAAGGCCGTCGCAGCGATCAACGAGCAGCTGATCGGGCTGGCCACCGAGGTCGAGACCCGTGAGCAGATCGCCGCCACCGCGTCGATCTCCGCCGGTGACCCGCAGGTCGGCGAGATCATCGCCGAGGCGATGGACAAGGTCGGCAAGGAAGGTGTCATCACCGTCGACGAGTCCAACACCTTCGGCCTGGAGCTCGAGCTCACCGAGGGCATGCGGTTCGACAAGGGCTACATCTCCGGCTACTTCGTGACCGATGCGGAGCGCCAGGAGACCGTCGTCGACGACCCGTACATCCTGATCGTCAACTCCAAGATCTCCGGTCTGAAGGACGTTCTCCCCGTTCTGGAGAAGGTCATCCAGTCCGGCAAGCCGCTGGTCGTCATCGCCGAGGACGTCGAGGGTGAGGCCCTGGCCGGCCTGATCGTCAATAAGGTGCGTGGCGTCTTCAAGTCCGTTGCCGTCAAGGCACCGGGCTTCGGTGACCGCCGCAAGGCCATGCTGGCCGACATCGCCATCCTCACCGGTGGCCAGGTCATCAGCGAAGAGGTCGGCCTGAAGCTGGACGCTGTCGAGCTCGATCTGCTCGGCCAGGCCCGGCAGGTCGTCGTCACCAAGGACGAGACCACCATCATCGAGGGCGCCGGTGACTCCGAGGCGATCGCCGGACGGGTCCAGCAGATCCGCGCCGAGATCGAGAACTCCGACTCCGACTACGACCGCGAGAAGCTGCAGGAGCGGCTGGCCAAGCTGGCCGGCGGCGTTGCGGTGATCAAGGTCGGCGCGGCCACCGAGGTCGAGCTGAAGGAGCGCAAGCACCGCATCGAGGACGCCGTCCGCAATGCGAAGGCTGCGGTCGAGGAGGGCATCGTCCCCGGCGGTGGCGTCGCGCTGCTGCAGGCCGCCAAGCTGGCGAACGTCCAGCTCGAGGGCGAAGAGGGCGTCGGTGCGCAGATCGTGCTCGCCGCTGCCGGTGCTCCGCTGAAGCAGATCGCCTTCAACGCCGGCCTGGAGGGTGGCGTCGTGGCCGAAAAGGTCGCCTCGCTGCCGGCCGGTCAGGGTCTGAACGCCGCAACCGGTGAGTATGTCGACATGCTCGGCGCCGGTATCAACGACCCGGTCAAGGTGACCCGTTCCGCGCTGCAGAACGCCGCCTCGATCGCCGGGCTGTTCCTGACCACCGAGGCCGTCATCGCCGACAAGCCGGAGAAGGCTCCGGCCGCTCCCGCCGGCGACGGTGGCATGGGTGGCATGGGCGGAATGGACTTCTGA
- a CDS encoding NADP-dependent oxidoreductase: protein MATVVQYRELGGPEVLELAEVPTPQAAPDQVVVEIRAAGVNPIEWKQRSGLRPTPPITEPRRLGSDGAGVIVQVGSAITGWSVGDPVIIKAGAGTYASHLATTVDHLLEKPAVLSFEQAAAIGIPTSTAYQALKSLDVGAGTRLLIHGGSGGVGQAAVQFGRLWGAEVVATAGPDNHDRLRELGAVPIAYGPGLLDRLREIAPDGFDRILDAAGTDEALEASFALVDDRQRIGTVVAGPRAAELGIQAWQGGNPVPLTAEQQRWRDEAYAAVAELIASGDFELEISRSYPLAQVVEATRQSESGHVRGKLVLIP, encoded by the coding sequence ATGGCAACCGTTGTGCAGTATCGCGAACTCGGCGGGCCCGAGGTGCTGGAGTTGGCGGAGGTGCCGACGCCGCAGGCAGCGCCGGACCAGGTGGTGGTCGAGATCCGCGCCGCCGGCGTCAACCCGATCGAATGGAAACAGCGCTCCGGGCTCCGACCGACCCCGCCGATCACCGAGCCGCGTCGGCTCGGCTCCGACGGCGCCGGCGTGATCGTCCAGGTCGGCTCGGCCATCACCGGCTGGTCCGTCGGTGACCCGGTGATCATCAAGGCCGGTGCGGGCACCTACGCCAGTCACCTGGCGACCACCGTGGATCACCTGCTGGAGAAGCCGGCGGTGCTCTCCTTCGAGCAGGCCGCTGCGATCGGGATTCCCACCAGTACGGCGTATCAAGCGCTGAAATCGCTCGACGTCGGTGCCGGCACCCGGCTGCTGATCCACGGCGGCTCCGGTGGGGTCGGGCAGGCCGCGGTTCAATTCGGCAGGCTGTGGGGTGCGGAGGTGGTGGCTACCGCCGGGCCGGACAACCATGATCGACTGCGAGAGCTCGGAGCGGTCCCGATCGCGTACGGGCCGGGACTGCTGGACCGGCTCCGGGAGATCGCGCCCGACGGGTTCGACCGGATCCTGGACGCCGCCGGCACCGATGAGGCTCTCGAAGCGTCGTTCGCGCTGGTCGACGATCGGCAACGGATCGGTACCGTCGTGGCCGGCCCGCGAGCCGCCGAGCTCGGCATCCAGGCCTGGCAGGGTGGGAACCCGGTGCCGTTGACGGCCGAGCAGCAGCGGTGGCGGGACGAGGCGTACGCCGCAGTGGCCGAGCTGATCGCCTCGGGTGACTTCGAGCTGGAGATCAGCCGAAGCTATCCGCTCGCGCAGGTGGTCGAGGCCACCCGGCAGAGCGAGAGCGGACACGTCCGGGGCAAGCTGGTCCTGATTCCCTGA
- the rnhA gene encoding ribonuclease HI produces MTAVEMWTDGACKGNPGVGGWGVFMRYGHHEKELFGGEALTTNNRMELTAVIEGLRALTKPCEVALHVDSSYVMNGIQKWMPGWKRNGWKTSDKKPVKNAELWHELDDELARHQVSWTWVKGHSGDPGNERADELANKGVLTVSNV; encoded by the coding sequence GTGACTGCGGTGGAGATGTGGACCGACGGAGCCTGCAAGGGCAATCCGGGTGTCGGCGGCTGGGGTGTCTTCATGCGCTACGGCCATCACGAGAAGGAACTCTTCGGTGGTGAGGCGCTGACCACCAACAACCGGATGGAACTGACCGCGGTGATCGAGGGCCTGCGCGCGCTGACCAAGCCGTGCGAGGTGGCGTTGCACGTCGATTCGTCCTATGTGATGAACGGGATCCAGAAGTGGATGCCCGGTTGGAAACGTAACGGCTGGAAGACCTCGGACAAGAAGCCGGTCAAGAACGCCGAGCTCTGGCACGAGTTGGACGACGAGCTCGCCCGCCATCAGGTCAGCTGGACCTGGGTCAAGGGCCACTCCGGCGACCCCGGCAACGAGCGGGCCGACGAGCTGGCCAACAAGGGGGTCCTCACCGTCAGCAACGTCTGA